The Myxococcales bacterium genome includes a region encoding these proteins:
- a CDS encoding zinc-binding dehydrogenase, giving the protein MSNDGNLPKTMRAWRTHEYGEEPTQVLKLDEISLPEPQPGELLVHVAAIALNLNDLERVTGRNMMVRPELPCTPGMEVMGTVAACGPGTEDWANRRVVAMAKQATGGFAEYAICPLVSAFDMPEEIPLPDAAALYFPFHLAWLGLLDRAELQAGESVLIHAAAGGAGSAAIQLAKNAGATVFATVGSAEKLKLCSDLGADTVINYNEQDFCEVIMEATQNRGVDVIFDNVGEAVMEKSMNCIAYNGRYLMMGFASDKSFADKQFIVPRRISVGNLKLCGVLLAYADAVIAPLMKKGMGWNFVPDHLGTRITKEIVEGVLAKELRPVVGQVVEFEALPAALESLRDRKTVGRTIVRLD; this is encoded by the coding sequence ATGAGCAACGACGGCAATCTGCCCAAAACCATGCGCGCCTGGCGGACCCATGAGTACGGTGAAGAACCGACCCAGGTTCTGAAGCTCGACGAGATCTCACTTCCGGAACCGCAACCCGGTGAGTTGTTGGTGCACGTTGCGGCCATCGCGCTCAACCTCAACGACCTCGAGCGCGTGACCGGTCGCAATATGATGGTGCGGCCGGAGCTGCCGTGCACACCCGGAATGGAGGTCATGGGCACGGTTGCCGCCTGTGGTCCCGGCACGGAAGACTGGGCCAACCGGCGGGTCGTGGCGATGGCGAAGCAAGCCACCGGCGGCTTTGCCGAGTACGCGATCTGTCCCCTCGTAAGTGCTTTCGACATGCCCGAAGAGATCCCACTCCCGGATGCGGCTGCTCTCTATTTCCCCTTCCATCTCGCCTGGCTGGGCTTGCTCGATCGCGCCGAACTCCAGGCGGGGGAAAGTGTCTTGATCCACGCTGCGGCGGGTGGGGCCGGATCCGCGGCCATTCAGCTGGCAAAGAACGCCGGCGCGACGGTGTTTGCCACGGTGGGATCGGCAGAGAAGCTGAAACTCTGCAGCGATCTCGGGGCCGACACGGTGATCAACTACAACGAACAGGACTTTTGCGAAGTGATCATGGAAGCCACGCAAAACCGCGGCGTCGATGTGATCTTCGACAATGTTGGCGAGGCTGTGATGGAGAAGTCGATGAACTGCATCGCGTACAACGGCCGCTACCTGATGATGGGCTTCGCTTCGGACAAGTCCTTTGCCGACAAACAGTTCATCGTGCCCCGACGCATTTCTGTGGGAAACCTGAAACTTTGCGGCGTGCTTCTCGCCTATGCGGACGCCGTAATTGCACCGTTGATGAAGAAGGGCATGGGTTGGAATTTCGTGCCGGATCATTTAGGAACGCGCATCACCAAAGAGATCGTCGAAGGCGTGCTCGCAAAGGAGCTTCGCCCTGTGGTGGGTCAGGTCGTCGAATTCGAGGCATTGCCTGCTGCCCTCGAGTCGCTGCGAGATCGCAAGACCGTCGGCCGGACCATCGTCAGACTCGACTGA
- a CDS encoding NAD(P)/FAD-dependent oxidoreductase, whose amino-acid sequence MSGICMAVQLKKRGIHDFVILEKAEAVGGTWRENTYPGVACDVPSHLYSYSFELNPNWSHSYSTGRDIWDYCEAVVQKHDLKPHIRFGAEISNVRFDGSRWQIEVKDGATVDAEIVVSGMGGLHVPNRAALPGMDSFAGTSFHTAEWNHDHDLTGRRVAIIGTGASAVQVLPAIAEQVAEVSIFQRSAAWVFPRLAREIPEDWRARFRRAPLLLRLYRWCLWMFMDVFGFLSLRRGSWMAAKVRRIGLAHLEAAVKDPVLRQKLTPDYNPGCKRRCIADDYWITFNRDNVHLVVDTIASVEAGGIRDASGKLHEVDTIIEATGFRPFDISDYVNIEGRDGRRLRDVWGERIETFRTMMIPGFPNFFLLLGPNSGTGHTSALIMIESQVQYILRCLRLMEREGVKHLDPDPEVVRQYNRRLQRDMKGMVFSGGCNAWYTDANDYNFTLWPYSAVRFVAELKRIKRSEFLSSADLRT is encoded by the coding sequence ATGTCTGGCATCTGTATGGCTGTCCAGCTGAAGAAGCGCGGTATCCATGATTTTGTCATTCTCGAAAAGGCCGAAGCGGTCGGTGGGACCTGGCGCGAAAACACCTACCCGGGTGTGGCCTGCGATGTCCCCTCGCATTTGTATTCGTACTCCTTTGAGCTGAACCCCAATTGGAGTCATTCATATTCGACGGGTCGTGATATCTGGGACTACTGTGAAGCGGTTGTCCAAAAGCACGACCTGAAGCCGCATATCCGGTTTGGTGCCGAAATCTCGAACGTGCGATTCGATGGCAGCCGTTGGCAGATCGAAGTGAAGGACGGCGCGACGGTCGACGCAGAAATCGTGGTCAGCGGAATGGGGGGGCTGCACGTACCCAATCGCGCCGCTCTTCCGGGCATGGATTCGTTCGCCGGCACCAGCTTTCACACCGCAGAATGGAATCACGACCACGACCTCACCGGGCGTCGCGTCGCGATCATCGGCACCGGAGCCAGCGCAGTGCAGGTGCTTCCGGCGATCGCCGAACAGGTCGCGGAGGTTTCGATCTTCCAGCGTTCAGCGGCCTGGGTTTTTCCGCGGTTGGCCCGGGAAATTCCCGAAGACTGGCGCGCTCGGTTCCGCCGCGCCCCGCTGTTGCTTAGGCTCTACCGCTGGTGCTTGTGGATGTTCATGGATGTATTCGGCTTCCTCTCCCTGCGCAGGGGCAGCTGGATGGCCGCCAAGGTGAGGCGCATCGGGCTCGCGCATCTCGAGGCGGCGGTCAAGGATCCGGTATTGAGACAGAAGCTCACACCGGACTACAACCCCGGCTGCAAGCGTCGCTGTATCGCGGACGACTATTGGATCACTTTCAATCGCGACAACGTTCACCTGGTCGTAGATACGATTGCCAGTGTCGAAGCCGGCGGGATTCGAGATGCCTCGGGAAAGCTGCACGAGGTCGATACGATCATCGAAGCCACGGGGTTCAGGCCTTTCGACATCAGCGACTACGTCAATATCGAGGGCCGGGACGGCCGCAGGCTGCGCGATGTCTGGGGCGAGAGGATCGAGACGTTCCGCACGATGATGATTCCGGGTTTCCCCAACTTCTTCTTGCTGCTCGGGCCCAACAGTGGGACCGGCCACACCTCGGCCTTGATCATGATCGAGTCCCAGGTGCAATACATCTTGCGTTGCCTCAGGCTGATGGAACGAGAAGGTGTGAAACACCTGGATCCCGACCCGGAGGTCGTTCGCCAGTACAATCGCCGCCTACAGCGAGACATGAAGGGAATGGTATTCAGCGGTGGTTGTAACGCCTGGTATACCGATGCCAACGATTACAACTTCACGCTGTGGCCGTACTCGGCGGTACGCTTCGTGGCAGAACTGAAGCGAATCAAGCGGTCGGAGTTTTTGAGTTCAGCAGATCTCAGAACCTGA